From Bacteroides uniformis:
GGCACAATACTCGTTTCTCGGCCTCGACCCCATCGGGCTGAAGGATGAATACTGCGCCAACTACTTCGACGAGATGCGTAACCTGACGCTTGTGAACCGTGCCTACTGTGTCCGCAACCCCAAGCACTACAAAGGTTTCGGGCCCGACTGCTGGGGACTGACAGCCAGCTACTCCGTCAACGGATATGCCGCCCACGCTCCCAACGAACGCGACGACCAGGGAGTCATCTCTCCAACTGCCGCCTTGTCATCCATCGTCTATACCCCGGAACAGTCGTTGCAAGTGATGCGCCACCTCTACGAGATGGGAGATAAGGTCTTCGGCCCCTATGGCTTCTACGATGCTTTCAGCGAAACGGACAACTGGTATCCGCAGCGCTACCTCGCCATTGACCAGGGCCCGATAGCCGTCATGCTCGAGAATTATCGGTCGGGACTGCTGTGGAAGCTCTTCATGAGTCATCCGGATGTGCAGAAAGGGTTGAAGGAGTTGGGGTTCTCAACAGTCAGCAAGTAACTTACTATCATAAAAAATCCCCTTCTGAAACTTGTATTCTCTGATGAATAGCGAGGTACAAGTTTCAGAAGGGGATGTATTTACAACCTATTCACCGCCGCCACCGGAACCACTGCCACCGCTCTTCACATCATCATTGCTGATAGTGCGCGCAGCCTTTTTCACGCTTGCCTTCAACTCACCGATACGGTAGCTGACGCTTATGCCAAAGCGTTGGCGGCTGTACTTATAATTGCTTTCCCGTATAAAACCGCTGCCTTCGGTGGTGGAGCTTTGGTCCATATACTTCTTGAAGAAGTTGCTGGCAAAGGCAGACAAGGTGAGGCGCTTGTCCAAGAAGGACTTGTTGACGCTCAAGCCATAATCAAAGAAGCTGCTGCCCTTACCTTGCAGCATAATCCACGGCGTCTGTCCGAAGACATTCAGACTGATGCGCCAGTCATGGGGCAGCGTCTGCTGTGCACCGCCGTAGGCAAAGAGGCTCCAGCCATCGTTACGCATGCCTTCACTGCCCTCCAGATAAGAGTAATTGCCGCTCATGTTCATGTAGATACGTGTACGTGGAGTGGCATTCCAGTTGACGTAACCGTTCACACTGGCATAACGGGTCTTGCCGATGTTGGCATAGGTAGAATAAAGCACATCCTTGCCCGTGGGGTTCTTCAATCCCTCAATCTCCGTATCGGGCATGAGCCTTGTCACATTCTCAATACTGTTGTTGGTAAACGAGTAGCGGGCCGAGATATTGATATTGAACTTCTGTGTGAAGTTACTGTAACTCAAGTTGAAAGCATGGCTCTTCTCACTGTCCAGCTTCGGATTACCCTGGCTGATATAGGAGGGGTCCGTATCATTCAGATAAGGATTCAGAGACCAGATTCCCGGACGATAGATACGCATGTTGTACCCCAAACGCAGATTGGACATATCCGTCAGCTTGTAGCCGATAGAAGCGGAAGGCACTACGTCGTCGAAGTTCTTTGTGAAATCCTCACCGCGGCCCACCAGATACTTCACATCTTGGATGGTATGCTCGTAGCGTAATCCCAAACGGCCCGAAAGTCTCTTCACCTTCAGTCCATATCCCAGATAGGCGGCGATAATATCGTTCAAATGCTTGTAGTGTGAGCTCTGGTCCTTGTTGTATTCATACTTTCCGGTATCGTCCGCATCAAAACGGTCGTCTTCGGAGGAGTTGTTGCGCAGAATGTACTTGGCACCTGCCTCCAATGTATGCAGCTTGCCGATAGGCGTGGTATAGTCGGCCTGGAACGTATGCTCCGTGGTATTCTGCTCACCGTCGTTATGCTGGTTCTTCAAACGGTTCAGATAGTCTGCCCAATCGGGGTTATAGCCATTGTCTATTTCATATTCCGTATAGGAATCCGACGTTTGCGGACGGGTGTTTATCTTGTAGGAGAACGTCAGCATGCGGTCCTTGACCTTGAACAGACGCTGGTAGTCGATACCTCCGTCGATGGAATACCAGGAAGACTTGCTGCGGTTGAAGGCAGAGTAGCTGTAAATGGGAGCAGCGTTTATGTTCTCCGGAAAAGTAGCGATGTAGTCCGTAGAGCCGTTACTCTTGTTCCCGCCGCCCCAAAGTCCGAAAGACATGGTGACCAGGCGTAATGTATCTATTTCGTAGCTGGCCTCCATGCTGCCCGACTGGAAAGAACCGTGTCCCTTGTTGCTGCCGTCATAGTCCAGATTGGAAGAATTCTCCGTAACAGCTTCCGGTGTCACATGCTGGCTACCACTGCTGTAGTTGCGGGGCTGGTCGTTGTAATTGTAATTGTAGCGGGCGCCGACGGTCAGCTTTCCGCTCTTTATGGTACCGAATGCCCCGCCGCCTGCACCGCGGTTGCTGACGTTGGCACTGAACGTAGCCGTATAGCCTTCGAGTCCGCTGCCCACGGTGACGATGTTCAGAATACCGCCCACACCCTCGGCGTCATACTTGGGGCCGGGATTGGTTATCACTTCAATATGCTTGATACTGTTTGCAGGCATACTTTTCAGCACTTCCGTCGGGTTGTTGCTCATCATGTTGTTGGGCTTTCCGTTGACATATACCTTAAAGCTGCTACTCCCGTTCACCTGAATATTGTCCTCGCCATCCACCGTTACCAACGGTACCTTGCGAAGCATTTCCAGCACGGAGTTCGACTGGGCGTCAGGGTCATCCTGCACATTGTACTCTATCTTGTCGATATCTGCCTTCACCAGAGGCTTCTGTGCCACTATTTCCACCTGCCCCAGCTCATTGGAGGCATCTACGATATACAGCGTGCCGAAGTCCACCAGCTTCTCCCCTGCCTTCACAGAAAAGTCCTTCACGATGGGAGTACGTCCCACGGAAGTGATGGTCATCACGAAGTTGCCCGTACCGGGTACTTTCTCCTGGAACTGGCCTTTCATGTCCGTTACCAGCATTTTCAGCGCCTTTGCAGGGGCCTCTTTCTTCACGATTTTAATGGTAGCATAAGGTTCACCCTCCTGGGTGAGTGAGTCGAGCAAAATTCCTTTAACCTGGAAAGAAGTGTTTGCCGTGTTTTGCGCTGCAAGCAGTCCCGAAATCATCAGCATCCATAGCAGCACAGTCCATTTTGTTCTCATTGCGTTTTTATATTTAGTGACTATTCATGTTTATTGTCTTGGTATTAGACGTTTCCCGTTCGAGTTTTGTCACAATGAATTCGGCAAAAATAGCCCCTTTTTCATGCATTTACGAGACTTTCGGAGTTAAAAAAGCAAAAAGAAAGCAATTTAGAGAAAATAGAAGAAAAGTAACAGACAGATATTTGCGGCAATAACAGAGCCGAATCCCCCCAATATCCACGGCCGCAAAGGGCTTTTTCCACCGGCAAAGAATAACGCGTAGCACATGTTTACCGCTATATTGCTGACAATAGCCTGCATGCTGCAAGCCGTAATCACCAGCACCGCCACACTGCCCGTTCCTTGAAGCAGGTTCAGGATGAAAGGAGTAATGTCACTGAACCCCGAAATGAAAGAGAGCAAGTTCAGTCCACCCGTGCCGGCATACACCAGCGTATAGTGGGTCAAGATAGTGAACACCACAAACAGCATGGCAAAAATCAGCGCTACCTTGAACTCCAACGGATTACTGCTGTCCTCGTCCTCCGTGGTCTGCGTGCCGTCGTCCACCCGTTTCCGCTTGGAATGCAGATACCATGCCACGGCTGCCGTTACCACCGACATTATCAGCAGGTAGGGATAAATGGCCAGTAGCGTCTCCCGGCTGAAAATACCTATCAATATCAAGAAACGGAGGAACATCATGCTGACCGCCAACAACATGGCTGCCACATATTCGGGAGCATCCTGCACAGAAGCCTTACGGCTCTTTCGCGCCAGTACGGAAATGGTAGCCGTGCTGCTGTACAAGCCTCCCACGATGCCCGAAACCAGAATGCCCGACTCATGGAAGACGTAGCGCTTCAACAGATAAGAAAGGTAGGAAATGCCCGATACAACCACCGTGGCCAGCCAAATACTGTATGGCGTCAGGTTGATGCCGGGAATAAGGTTCTCATTGGGCAGCATCGGCAGGATAATGCCGCTGATGGCAAGGAACTTGGCAAGCGTAATCATCTCGTCGTTCTTCATGCGCTGGGCCAGTTCCGTGAAGGTGTGTTTCAGCTCGGTGAAGAGCAGGACGGTCACTATGACCATGACGTAGAACCACGACGGCTGCGTGGCCACAATGGGAGCAATGCAGTAGGTGATGAGTGCAATAATGATGGTGGTTACTCCGAACACATGGTACTGTGACTGCTTCACATAATAGTTCAGTCCGAGCAGCAGTCCCAGAATGGCTCCTCCTCCCATGAACAGACGATAGCCCGTAGGGTCGAGGATATAGAGCAGATAGCCCAGAATGCCTATAAAAGTGAAGGTGCGGTCGGTACCGAAAAGCGTAGTTTCCCCTTCGCGCTTCAAGCTGATTTTACGCTGTGAAAGCCCGATGAGTAAAGAGAATACAGTGACCAAAAGGAAGGTGACCAGTTCTCTTGGCAGGTAGTCGTAAAGTTTCTCCATGACGATTAAACAAGTACGGCATACAATTGGTTTGCTACCATGTGGTGAAAGGGTGTTTCATCAGTTGCGAGTTATAGTAGCGGACATCTCCCGTCACCTCCCGTCCGATGAATGCAGGTTTCACGAAAGGCTCGTCTTCCGAGGAGAGTTCCACCTCGGCCACAGTCAGTCCCTCATTCTCGCCATAGAATTCATCCACCTCAAAGACGTGCTGTCCGCTGCGCACCAGGTAACGGGTCTTGTCGATGACACCCGGTTCGCACAGCTTCAGCAATTCCCGCGCTTCGCACAGCGGAATTTCCTTTTCCCACTCGTAGCGGCTGGTTCCCGATTCATTGGATGCACCCTTGATGGTGAGAAATCCCCGTTCATCGCGGATGCGCACCCGTACTGTCCGTCCACGTACACTGCTGATGTATCCTTGTACGATACGGCTGTGTGCATACGCTTGTGGCTTGTATTCTCCCGTCACGAGGAATTTCCGTTCTATCTCCTGCGGCATGTCGTTTCCAGTGATTTTATCAGCCCCAGTAAGAGTAAGCCACAAACATGGCGATGACCAATACAATGGCTATTACTCCCATCGTCATCATCACTTTCTTGGCTTGTTGCTCTTCCTTCTGGCTGTGCATTGCTTTCTTTTTACTTTTTCCCATGGTGTGTTTTATAGTTTAAAGTTCAACGATGAACAAAGTAAGAAGAAATTCGGGAAGAATGCAAATGAAAGGGAGAAAATTTATTCGCCACTTCCTGCAAACTCCATCAGGTAAGCTTTGATAAAGCCGTCTATCTTTCCATCCATCACACCATTCACATCACTGGTCTGGAAGTTGGTACGGTGGTCCTTCACGCGGCGGTCGTCGAAGACGTAGCTACGAATCTGGCTACCCCATTCGATTTTCTTCTTACCGGCTTCCACCTTTGCCTGCTCGGCCATGCGGTGTTGGAGTTCCTTGTCGTAAAGCATGGAACGGAGAAGACGGAGAGCGTTCTCGCGGTTCTTGGGCTGGTCTCGTGTCTCGGTATTTTCAATCAGGATTTCTTCCTCTTCGCCCGTATATGGATCCTTATACTGATAGCGCAGACGGACACCGGACTCTACCTTATTGACGTTCTGTCCACCGGCGCCACCACTTCGGAAGGTATCCCATGACATGCGGGCAGGTTCGATGTTCACCTCGATGGTATCATCTACCAAGGGAGTGACAAACACGGATGCAAAAGAAGTCATACGCTTGCCCTGGGCATTGTAGGGCGAAACACGCACCAAGCGGTGTACACCGTTCTCACCTTTCAAGTAGCCGTAGGCATAATCACCGGAAATCTCGATGGTACAAGTCTTGATACCTGCCTCGTCTCCTTCCTGCAGGTTGGCGATGGTGGCCTTATAGCCGTGAGTCTCGGCATAGCGCAGATACATACGCATCAGCATGCTTGCCCAGTCCTGGCTCTCCGTACCACCGGCACCAGAGTTAATTTTCAGCACACAGTCCATCTGATCGGCTTCCTCGCGAAGCATATTCTTGAGTTCGAGGGCCTCGACAGCAGTGATTGCCTTGGCATAGGCATCGTCCACTTCCTCTTCAGTCACCAGTTCGTCTTTGTAAAAGTCGAAAGCCAGTTGTACCTCGTCAGTCAAGGTCTTTACCTCATTGTAGCCGGAAATCCATTGCTGCAAGCCTTTCACTTTCTTCATCTGAGCCTCGGCAGCCTTCTGGTCGTCCCAGAAACCGGGAGCCTGGGTGCGGAGCTGCTCTTCTTCCACCTGTATCTTCTTTCCTTCAATGTCCAGATAGCGGTTCAACGCCTCGGTACGTTCTTTGATATCTTTCAGTTGTTCTGCGGTAATCATATATGCATTTACAATTTAGGAAGTGCAAAGGTATAAAAAAACACATAATTCCGCAATTGTCAATCCAATAAGTAATGCTAACGGCAAATGATTCCACCAGAACACCCTAAAGATTTATTCAAAAGACAAGGTGCCGAAAAAGGCCGGACAGTGGAACATGGGGCGTTCCAGCCCGATAGGACTCCAAGAAAGGAAGTGGGGAGTCTGGAGTTTGTCACCACACTTGTAGAAATTCCCTTTCATTGTTTTTCCGTCCAGAGAACCGACGGAATGCTGGAAGAAAGCGGAAACGGGAATAACCATGACCAGTTCCCAGCTGCACTCGCCCAAACGTTCCTCGAAAGGTTCGCCGGCCAACGAGCTCCAACGTTTCACCATGCCCAGCACCTCCTGACTCGCCGTAGGACGGCGCTCATTGACTGCACCTCCCTGAATCAGCAGCCTGCCGGCGCAGTTACATTCGAAATTGTAATAGCGGTCGTCACCTTCGGGAGATACGAAGAATTCCACACAAGCATCTTCCCATACCCGGCCATTGTCTCCGGAGGCCACTGCACGCACACTGGCTTCCTTCACTTTGTAGTGAAGCAGGATTTCGCGCCCCGTATGGGCTATGCGGAAACTCACTTCCGGCTTGTAGGGATAATCTTTCCAGTTGACCACATCAAGGGGCTGAAACTCTATCCCGTTCCCGTCCAGCAAGGACGGCACAGCCTCACCTTCCGGTGAAGCCGTACACATTACTTTCTTTACGGACAAGCTCTTTCCACTCTGGGCATTGCAACAAACCATGCCTACCATTGAAAACACCAAGAGCAGAAGGAGTTTGCTCCCGTAATCTCTCACTATCATAAAACGTCCTTTCATTTCTTATTAGTAGAAGCCTTGTCTGCTACTGCTACATCCCAACCGGAAACAACGTCGCCGTAAAGATAGAATGTCACGTCAAAAGTAGTCTTGCTATTCTCATCCACCACTTGGTAGCAGCGTGTCGCGTCATAGGAATCCACCTCCTTGTACTCGCCCAATGCCAGCGGAGCCGGCTCTTCCTTGCCGGCAGCCTTGGCTATGATTTGCTGCATGCGTTCCTGCATCAGCTTCATAATGCCTTCATGCTTGAAGGGGTCGGGATCCGCCACTTCGGGATGGGTAGCCTTTATCACCCCGCCATTGGCGGCACGCACGGCTCTGACACTGTCCGTATAAGCCTTGAACTGCCTCTTCACCTCCGGAGAACGCAGTCCATGAATGGTAAATACGGCAATTCCCTGGGCGCCGTTGTTGAGAGCGGCATCCATGCATTCGAACATCATCGGGCCGTCGGTGGCGGTCATGCCGCAGTACAGTGTAGTCATATCGTTCTTGTCGCGTACATTCTCAACCGTACAGTCGGAAATGAAGCTGGCATCGCCCGTATAGAAGGTATGGTAAACCATCGGGAACACGATGTCGAGATTCCATTTGCCCCAGTCCTGGCGCACCATGCGTGAAGCCATCTTCGGGGTGGGGAACGGGGAGGCAGCCATTGTCTTGCCGTAGGAGTGCACCACTTCGGCAATCATATTGGCCACTTCGGTTATCTGGTCGCAACGGAACTGGCGCCACTTCACATCGAGGGAAGGGTCTTCCTGCTCGCGGGGGTCATAACCGTACTGCTCCTTGAACAACCTGAGCATTTCCGGATGGTAACCGTAATCCCACGCAGCGTATTCACGGTCCTGCACAATGCCATAATGGGGCCACAAGGTGGTGGGAAGCACCACATCCACAAAACGATGATAGTCGATGGCAATGCCATTCAAGCCTTCCACTTCGCAGTAGGCCTTGATTTTTTCCTTGATGAACTCGCGGACTTCGGGCAATGCCGGGCAGAGAAACTTGTAATAGCCTACATAGGCGGTAGTGTCTGCCAGGCTCTTGCCGTTACGATTCACGCTGAACCATTCGGGATGCTCCTTCAATATCTTGTCACGGTCGTGTTCCAGATTCATGGTCCATAACCAGGCATACACTTCGATTCCGTGTTTATGGGCAACCGGTATGGCAGCCCGGTAATCGTCGGGAGTCGGCGCATTCAGCATAATTCCATCCATGCCGATGTCGTTCATCACTTGGCAGATGGAGTCGAAGTTCATGCCGGGACGATAGTCCAGCCACGTCCAGAACATGGGATATTCCTTGGTTGTTTCCTTAGCTCCCTGCTGGCACGAGAACATGCCCAGCGCAAGGAACAGCAGCAAGAATGCAGGTAAAAAGCTCTTTTTCATTCTATCTAAATTTTAAGTTTAACATGCAGTTTTTCCATCACCCACGTAACGCCGATTACCACAAAGGCAAAACAAAGGCAGTTGACCAGCCCCATGAATCCATGTGTGAACCAGTCCGGCAGGACAACACCGGTCACATCAGCAAAGCCATAGAAGACATAAGGCACCAGATAAGTGGTCAGCGTAGCCGTTCCGGCAGGGCGTATCAGGTTGAACCAACCTGTGACCTGATGGCTGACCAGATAGCTGAGCAGTGTGTAGAGCCCCACGGAAATGGCAGTCACATAGAACACCCAGGGAGGAGTGCCACCCATCTTGGCCACAATCCAGAAATGGTGTGTCCCAATTCCGACCAGCAGAAGCAGAACGGCAACCGTCAGCCCATTGCGGAGTTTCCAGCCGTCACCCTTGCCGGCATAGCGGGCGCTGAGAATGGAAAGGATGACACCTCCCATTGTAAATGCGGGCAAAGCCCCGTTGCCGATATGCAGGATGGACAACATGCCCTGATAGAAGTTGCGTTCGGGAAAGGCAAGGATAGCCTCACCGCCAAAGCCCTCGCGCAAAGGCGTACCCAGCAGGCATATCAGGATAAAGGCACCCCAGGCAGGCAGCAGATACTGCAACCGGTCACGGCTGAAGATATAGATTACGGCACATACCAGATAGGTCCAGCCGATGGAGCCCAATATTCCCCAATAGGCACCGAATACACCTCCCTGCGGATTGCGGAACGTGAAGGCAAGGTAAAGGAGAACCAATACTCCGATTATTTTAAAAGCACGGAAAAGGTTCTTCTGAGTGCCGGAAGCCGGTTTCGGATATTGGTTCCACACACCGATAAAGCCTATGGCCATCAGGAACCAGTATACTCCTATCGGATAGGGAGCTTCCGGTAAAAGCCGGAACTCCGAGTTCGTTA
This genomic window contains:
- a CDS encoding DUF5009 domain-containing protein gives rise to the protein MSDKTVYSRRNPAIDMLRALTMFTMIFVNDFWKVHDVPHWLEHAVYGEDFMGLADIVFPCFLFAVGMSIPYAIERRYAKGFSAESTLGHILSRTFALLVMGAFITNSEFRLLPEAPYPIGVYWFLMAIGFIGVWNQYPKPASGTQKNLFRAFKIIGVLVLLYLAFTFRNPQGGVFGAYWGILGSIGWTYLVCAVIYIFSRDRLQYLLPAWGAFILICLLGTPLREGFGGEAILAFPERNFYQGMLSILHIGNGALPAFTMGGVILSILSARYAGKGDGWKLRNGLTVAVLLLLVGIGTHHFWIVAKMGGTPPWVFYVTAISVGLYTLLSYLVSHQVTGWFNLIRPAGTATLTTYLVPYVFYGFADVTGVVLPDWFTHGFMGLVNCLCFAFVVIGVTWVMEKLHVKLKI
- a CDS encoding TonB-dependent receptor domain-containing protein, which encodes MRTKWTVLLWMLMISGLLAAQNTANTSFQVKGILLDSLTQEGEPYATIKIVKKEAPAKALKMLVTDMKGQFQEKVPGTGNFVMTITSVGRTPIVKDFSVKAGEKLVDFGTLYIVDASNELGQVEIVAQKPLVKADIDKIEYNVQDDPDAQSNSVLEMLRKVPLVTVDGEDNIQVNGSSSFKVYVNGKPNNMMSNNPTEVLKSMPANSIKHIEVITNPGPKYDAEGVGGILNIVTVGSGLEGYTATFSANVSNRGAGGGAFGTIKSGKLTVGARYNYNYNDQPRNYSSGSQHVTPEAVTENSSNLDYDGSNKGHGSFQSGSMEASYEIDTLRLVTMSFGLWGGGNKSNGSTDYIATFPENINAAPIYSYSAFNRSKSSWYSIDGGIDYQRLFKVKDRMLTFSYKINTRPQTSDSYTEYEIDNGYNPDWADYLNRLKNQHNDGEQNTTEHTFQADYTTPIGKLHTLEAGAKYILRNNSSEDDRFDADDTGKYEYNKDQSSHYKHLNDIIAAYLGYGLKVKRLSGRLGLRYEHTIQDVKYLVGRGEDFTKNFDDVVPSASIGYKLTDMSNLRLGYNMRIYRPGIWSLNPYLNDTDPSYISQGNPKLDSEKSHAFNLSYSNFTQKFNINISARYSFTNNSIENVTRLMPDTEIEGLKNPTGKDVLYSTYANIGKTRYASVNGYVNWNATPRTRIYMNMSGNYSYLEGSEGMRNDGWSLFAYGGAQQTLPHDWRISLNVFGQTPWIMLQGKGSSFFDYGLSVNKSFLDKRLTLSAFASNFFKKYMDQSSTTEGSGFIRESNYKYSRQRFGISVSYRIGELKASVKKAARTISNDDVKSGGSGSGGGGE
- a CDS encoding MgtC/SapB family protein; its protein translation is MEKLYDYLPRELVTFLLVTVFSLLIGLSQRKISLKREGETTLFGTDRTFTFIGILGYLLYILDPTGYRLFMGGGAILGLLLGLNYYVKQSQYHVFGVTTIIIALITYCIAPIVATQPSWFYVMVIVTVLLFTELKHTFTELAQRMKNDEMITLAKFLAISGIILPMLPNENLIPGINLTPYSIWLATVVVSGISYLSYLLKRYVFHESGILVSGIVGGLYSSTATISVLARKSRKASVQDAPEYVAAMLLAVSMMFLRFLILIGIFSRETLLAIYPYLLIMSVVTAAVAWYLHSKRKRVDDGTQTTEDEDSSNPLEFKVALIFAMLFVVFTILTHYTLVYAGTGGLNLLSFISGFSDITPFILNLLQGTGSVAVLVITACSMQAIVSNIAVNMCYALFFAGGKSPLRPWILGGFGSVIAANICLLLFFYFL
- a CDS encoding CYTH domain-containing protein — translated: MPQEIERKFLVTGEYKPQAYAHSRIVQGYISSVRGRTVRVRIRDERGFLTIKGASNESGTSRYEWEKEIPLCEARELLKLCEPGVIDKTRYLVRSGQHVFEVDEFYGENEGLTVAEVELSSEDEPFVKPAFIGREVTGDVRYYNSQLMKHPFTTW
- a CDS encoding family 10 glycosylhydrolase, coding for MKKSFLPAFLLLFLALGMFSCQQGAKETTKEYPMFWTWLDYRPGMNFDSICQVMNDIGMDGIMLNAPTPDDYRAAIPVAHKHGIEVYAWLWTMNLEHDRDKILKEHPEWFSVNRNGKSLADTTAYVGYYKFLCPALPEVREFIKEKIKAYCEVEGLNGIAIDYHRFVDVVLPTTLWPHYGIVQDREYAAWDYGYHPEMLRLFKEQYGYDPREQEDPSLDVKWRQFRCDQITEVANMIAEVVHSYGKTMAASPFPTPKMASRMVRQDWGKWNLDIVFPMVYHTFYTGDASFISDCTVENVRDKNDMTTLYCGMTATDGPMMFECMDAALNNGAQGIAVFTIHGLRSPEVKRQFKAYTDSVRAVRAANGGVIKATHPEVADPDPFKHEGIMKLMQERMQQIIAKAAGKEEPAPLALGEYKEVDSYDATRCYQVVDENSKTTFDVTFYLYGDVVSGWDVAVADKASTNKK
- the prfB gene encoding peptide chain release factor 2; amino-acid sequence: MITAEQLKDIKERTEALNRYLDIEGKKIQVEEEQLRTQAPGFWDDQKAAEAQMKKVKGLQQWISGYNEVKTLTDEVQLAFDFYKDELVTEEEVDDAYAKAITAVEALELKNMLREEADQMDCVLKINSGAGGTESQDWASMLMRMYLRYAETHGYKATIANLQEGDEAGIKTCTIEISGDYAYGYLKGENGVHRLVRVSPYNAQGKRMTSFASVFVTPLVDDTIEVNIEPARMSWDTFRSGGAGGQNVNKVESGVRLRYQYKDPYTGEEEEILIENTETRDQPKNRENALRLLRSMLYDKELQHRMAEQAKVEAGKKKIEWGSQIRSYVFDDRRVKDHRTNFQTSDVNGVMDGKIDGFIKAYLMEFAGSGE
- a CDS encoding carbohydrate-binding family 9-like protein, which gives rise to MKGRFMIVRDYGSKLLLLLVFSMVGMVCCNAQSGKSLSVKKVMCTASPEGEAVPSLLDGNGIEFQPLDVVNWKDYPYKPEVSFRIAHTGREILLHYKVKEASVRAVASGDNGRVWEDACVEFFVSPEGDDRYYNFECNCAGRLLIQGGAVNERRPTASQEVLGMVKRWSSLAGEPFEERLGECSWELVMVIPVSAFFQHSVGSLDGKTMKGNFYKCGDKLQTPHFLSWSPIGLERPMFHCPAFFGTLSFE